Proteins encoded within one genomic window of Natator depressus isolate rNatDep1 chromosome 1, rNatDep2.hap1, whole genome shotgun sequence:
- the LOC141980985 gene encoding transmembrane protein 53-A-like, whose product MQMEPAGDTRAAPRVQPGGPEPPPRRAGQPAELSIAPGGAARVTAFSRTIRLYSSPAPGGSAPSRPLVVLLPWFGARPRSMARYLELYLPRGLDVLVVESDLSHFLWPRHGLAYAACVLGLLRDSQPFCSRPLLVHAFSIGGYTFAQMMVHMSREPQRHQQLAERIRGLVYDSLVTGSLGDMALGVAQMSSSAAFRPLIRGGTRLYFSLLRCCTVRYYKAAQGVFFRPPLRCPVLVFHCCNDPLSDPALVQELLESWRRAGILVQAQAWQDSRHAAHLRQHPQEYQEALLGFLKQLDTALLQARL is encoded by the exons ATGCAGATGGAGCCGGCTGGAGACACCAGGGCTGCCCCCCGAGTGCAGCCTGGGGGCCCAGAGCCGCCCCCACGGCGGGCAGGGCAGCCTGCAGAGCTCTCCATTGCCCCTGGCGGGGCAGCAAGGGTGACAGCCTTTTCCAGGACCATCCGCCTGTACAGCAGCCCTGCGCCTGGGGGCAGCGCCCCCTCCAGGCCCCTGGTGGTGCTGCTGCCCTGGTTTGGTGCCCGGCCCCGCTCCATGGCGAGGTACCTGGAGCTTTACCTGCCACGCGGCCTGGACGTGCTGGTGGTGGAGAGTGATCTGAGCCACTTCCTATGGCCCCGGCACGGGCTGGCCTACGCGGCCTGCGTGCTGGGCCTGCTCCGGGACAGCCAGCCCTTCTGCTCCCGCCCGCTGCTCGTCCACGCCTTCTCCATCGGCGGCTACACCTTCGCCCAGATGATGGTGCACATGAGCCGGGAGCCACAGCGGCaccagcagctggcagagaggatCCGGGGCCTGGTCTACGACAGCCTGGTGACAGGCAGCCTGGGGGACATGGCGCTGG GCGTGGCTCAGATGAGCAGCTCCGCGGCCTTCCGGCCCCTCATCAGGGGAGGCACCAGGCTTTACTTCAGCCTCTTGCGCTGCTGCACCGTGCGGTACTACAAAGCGGCACAGGGCGTGTTCTTCCGGCCGCCGCTTCGCTGCCCCGTCCTGGTCTTCCACTGCTGCAATGACCCCCTGAGCGACCCTGCCCTGGTGCAGGAGCTGCTGGAGAGCTGGAGGCGGGCAGGGATCCTGGTGCAGGCCCAGGCCTGGCAGGACTCGCGCCATGCAGCCCATCTGCGCCAGCACCCCCAGGAGTACCAGGAGGCACTGCTGGGATTCCTGAAGCAGCTGGACACGGCCCTGCTCCAAGCCAGACtctag